One genomic segment of Synechocystis sp. LKSZ1 includes these proteins:
- the rplQ gene encoding 50S ribosomal protein L17, translated as MRHGCRVPQLGKPADQRKALLRALATELLRHGQITTTKARAKAVRAEVDRMITLAKDGSLAARRRALGYIYDKGLVHALFAEAQERYKNRNGGYTRVVRTLSRRGDNAEMAIIELV; from the coding sequence ATGCGACACGGATGTCGAGTTCCCCAGCTGGGTAAACCAGCCGATCAACGAAAGGCCCTCCTGCGGGCCCTGGCCACGGAATTGCTCCGCCATGGCCAAATTACCACTACCAAGGCTAGGGCCAAAGCAGTTCGTGCCGAGGTGGATCGCATGATCACCTTAGCCAAGGATGGCTCCCTCGCGGCTCGACGACGGGCTTTGGGTTACATCTACGATAAGGGCCTGGTTCATGCCCTCTTTGCTGAGGCCCAGGAGCGCTACAAAAACCGGAATGGAGGCTACACTCGCGTGGTACGAACCCTTTCCCGTCGCGGCGACAATGCCGAAATGGCCATTATTGAGCTAGTTTAG
- the truA gene encoding tRNA pseudouridine(38-40) synthase TruA yields MEHSSPSSQRVALLLQYLGTHFHGWQRQPQHRSVQGELEAALTSVVGEAITVHGAGRTDSGVHAAAQVAHFDVTGTGIAPERWAQVLNARLPKDLLIRASTAVPVGWHARFSALWRRYRYTIYTDQWPNLFVRQFSWHYYRAPLEENLIQRALTPLLGRHHLAAFHRAGSSRPHSWVEVQGVECYRRGPILTLEIQASGFLYGMVRLLVGLLVEVGSRQRSLEQFQEIWMQQRRELVKYAAPPQGLCLLRVGYPDPLFPPNLWFDSQPLLSFSSP; encoded by the coding sequence GTGGAACATTCTTCCCCTTCTTCCCAGCGTGTTGCCCTGTTACTCCAGTATTTGGGCACCCATTTTCATGGCTGGCAACGACAACCCCAGCATCGCTCGGTACAAGGAGAACTCGAAGCGGCCCTGACGTCCGTAGTGGGTGAGGCCATTACCGTCCATGGTGCGGGTCGTACCGATAGTGGCGTACATGCAGCTGCCCAGGTAGCCCACTTTGATGTGACAGGAACAGGAATCGCCCCGGAACGCTGGGCCCAGGTGTTAAACGCCCGATTACCCAAGGATCTTTTAATCCGTGCTTCCACTGCTGTTCCGGTCGGCTGGCATGCTCGTTTTTCGGCCCTGTGGCGGCGTTATCGTTACACGATTTATACCGACCAATGGCCAAATCTCTTTGTCCGTCAATTTAGTTGGCACTACTATCGAGCGCCGCTAGAGGAAAACCTCATCCAAAGGGCCTTAACCCCCTTATTAGGCCGGCATCACTTGGCGGCTTTTCACCGAGCGGGGTCTAGTCGTCCCCATTCCTGGGTAGAGGTGCAGGGGGTCGAGTGTTATCGACGAGGGCCAATTTTAACCCTGGAAATTCAGGCCAGTGGCTTTTTGTACGGGATGGTTCGCCTCTTGGTGGGCCTACTGGTGGAAGTGGGGAGCCGTCAGCGTTCTTTAGAGCAATTCCAAGAGATTTGGATGCAGCAACGGCGCGAATTGGTTAAGTATGCGGCACCGCCCCAGGGCCTCTGTTTACTGCGGGTGGGCTATCCAGACCCACTTTTTCCGCCCAACCTTTGGTTTGATAGCCAGCCGCTCCTGAGCTTTTCCTCCCCTTGA
- the rplM gene encoding 50S ribosomal protein L13 — translation MNKTLLPNPETLEQKWYIIDAADQRLGRLATEVAMILRGKNKPTFTPHLDTGDFVIIVNAEKVDVTGRKREQKLYRRHSGRPGGMKIETFDKLQARIPERIIEHAVKGMLPKNSLGRKLFTKLKVYAGPGHPHQAQQPETLVINTIPAGDN, via the coding sequence ATGAACAAAACCCTACTCCCCAATCCAGAAACCCTAGAACAAAAGTGGTATATCATTGATGCCGCCGATCAACGCCTTGGTCGTCTGGCCACGGAAGTTGCCATGATTCTCCGGGGAAAAAATAAACCCACCTTTACTCCCCACTTGGATACCGGCGATTTCGTGATTATTGTTAATGCGGAAAAAGTCGATGTCACTGGCAGAAAGAGAGAGCAAAAACTCTATCGTCGCCATTCTGGTCGTCCAGGCGGAATGAAAATTGAAACCTTTGATAAGCTCCAGGCCCGTATCCCTGAGCGCATTATTGAGCACGCCGTAAAAGGGATGTTGCCCAAAAATTCTCTGGGCCGCAAGCTCTTTACCAAGCTGAAAGTCTATGCAGGCCCTGGCCATCCCCACCAAGCTCAACAACCTGAAACCCTTGTCATCAATACCATTCCCGCTGGAGATAACTAA
- the rpsI gene encoding 30S ribosomal protein S9, which translates to MQVTDSKNKVVYWGTGRRKQAVARVRLVPGTGEIIVNGKAGEIYFNRIANYLQSIKAPLETLGLENEYNILVNASGGGLTGQADAVKLGVARALCQLAPENRQPLKVEGYLTRDPRAKERKKYGLHKARKAPQYSKR; encoded by the coding sequence ATGCAAGTCACCGATTCTAAAAACAAAGTCGTTTACTGGGGGACGGGCCGCCGTAAGCAAGCCGTGGCTCGTGTCCGCCTGGTTCCTGGCACGGGCGAAATCATTGTCAACGGCAAAGCCGGGGAAATCTACTTTAACCGTATTGCTAACTACCTCCAGAGCATCAAGGCTCCCCTAGAAACTCTGGGCCTTGAGAACGAATACAATATTTTAGTTAATGCTTCCGGTGGGGGCCTGACGGGCCAAGCCGACGCGGTTAAATTGGGCGTAGCTCGGGCCCTCTGTCAGTTAGCCCCGGAAAATCGTCAACCCCTGAAGGTGGAAGGCTACCTCACCCGTGACCCCCGCGCCAAGGAACGGAAGAAATACGGTTTACACAAAGCCCGTAAGGCCCCCCAATACTCCAAACGTTAG
- the rpmE gene encoding 50S ribosomal protein L31: protein MPKAGIHPTWYPEAKVICNGEVVMTVGSTQPEINVEVWSGNHPFYTGTQKIIDTEGRVDRFMRKYGMRDKGKKADDKSQQ from the coding sequence ATGCCCAAAGCTGGTATTCATCCCACCTGGTACCCTGAAGCTAAAGTGATTTGCAATGGTGAGGTCGTTATGACCGTGGGGTCCACCCAACCGGAAATCAATGTGGAAGTTTGGTCTGGCAACCATCCCTTCTACACCGGTACTCAGAAAATTATTGATACAGAAGGCCGGGTTGACCGCTTCATGCGCAAGTACGGTATGCGAGACAAAGGCAAAAAAGCCGACGACAAATCGCAACAATAA
- a CDS encoding ankyrin repeat domain-containing protein, translated as MAQQPDWITLYERLAQGQSPDDALVQACLNSRNGLGETMLHWYAIEGESFVLERIVSLGFDVNTQNIFGNTPIMEAALIGRWDNVKVLQNHGARLDICNQEGQDYWAYLEEFGIVVPEGIFS; from the coding sequence GTGGCTCAGCAACCCGATTGGATTACACTCTACGAACGCTTAGCCCAGGGCCAGTCTCCCGATGACGCCTTAGTCCAGGCATGTTTGAACTCGCGCAATGGTCTGGGGGAAACCATGCTCCATTGGTACGCCATTGAAGGGGAATCTTTTGTGCTAGAGCGTATTGTGAGCCTGGGTTTTGACGTCAATACTCAAAATATTTTTGGGAATACACCAATAATGGAAGCCGCTTTGATTGGCCGCTGGGACAATGTTAAGGTTTTACAGAATCATGGTGCCCGTTTAGATATTTGTAATCAGGAGGGCCAAGACTACTGGGCTTATCTAGAGGAATTTGGCATTGTTGTACCCGAAGGGATTTTTTCATGA
- a CDS encoding murein transglycosylase A codes for MKLLLTLPALALGLSLALPLALVAQNRVAVLVPLPPASIPEGLGRDEQLFAQDRQALLQAINHSLTYLNSPKAARDYHNYPIASVTQARVKRSLLRFQTLVKQARSAQSLQSAVQREFVFYQASGHDQQGTVHFTGYFEPIYTASRRRTEQYRYPIYRRPPDLAQWPKPHPPRSVLEGADGRGRQSPLKGQELLWFRDRLEAFLVQIQGSAKINLPDGRHISLAFDGATDYPYTSIGKEMVKDGIFQPGEITLPKLIDYLKANPAQLDRYLPRNQRLIFFRETAATVPAKGSLGVPVTAERSIATDKTLMPPGALALLQAPIPNRQLQKTSVSRYVLDQDTGSAIQGPGRVDIFMGTGTLAGDRAGLMSDDGKLYYLLLR; via the coding sequence ATGAAACTCTTGTTGACGCTTCCGGCCCTGGCCCTGGGCCTTAGTCTTGCCCTGCCGCTGGCCCTTGTCGCCCAAAACCGGGTGGCGGTGCTAGTGCCCCTGCCCCCAGCCTCAATCCCAGAAGGACTCGGCCGGGATGAACAACTCTTTGCCCAAGACCGTCAGGCCCTGCTTCAGGCGATTAACCATAGCTTGACCTATCTCAATTCCCCGAAAGCGGCCCGCGATTACCACAACTACCCCATTGCCAGCGTCACCCAGGCCCGGGTGAAGCGCTCACTCCTCCGTTTCCAAACCCTGGTGAAACAGGCTCGCTCGGCCCAGTCCCTGCAGTCGGCAGTCCAGCGGGAATTTGTTTTTTACCAGGCCAGTGGCCACGATCAACAAGGAACAGTACACTTTACCGGCTATTTTGAGCCGATTTACACTGCCAGTCGCCGTCGCACCGAGCAATACCGTTATCCGATTTATCGTCGGCCCCCGGATCTGGCTCAATGGCCCAAGCCCCATCCCCCCCGCAGTGTTCTGGAAGGCGCAGATGGCCGAGGTCGTCAAAGTCCCCTCAAGGGCCAAGAATTATTATGGTTCCGAGACCGTCTAGAGGCCTTTTTAGTCCAAATTCAAGGTTCGGCTAAAATTAATCTCCCCGATGGTCGGCACATTTCCTTGGCCTTTGATGGGGCCACGGATTATCCCTACACCAGCATTGGCAAGGAAATGGTCAAGGATGGTATTTTTCAACCGGGAGAAATCACCCTGCCTAAGCTGATCGATTACCTTAAGGCCAATCCGGCCCAGTTGGATCGTTACCTGCCCCGCAATCAACGCTTGATTTTTTTCCGAGAGACTGCCGCTACCGTGCCAGCAAAGGGTAGCTTGGGTGTGCCGGTCACCGCTGAACGCTCCATTGCTACAGATAAAACCTTAATGCCGCCGGGAGCCCTGGCGCTACTCCAGGCCCCAATCCCCAACCGTCAACTCCAAAAAACCTCGGTCAGTCGCTACGTCCTCGACCAAGATACGGGTAGTGCCATCCAAGGGCCAGGCCGGGTGGATATTTTTATGGGAACCGGCACTCTGGCTGGAGACCGGGCGGGCCTGATGAGTGACGATGGAAAATTATATTATCTTCTTCTGCGTTGA
- a CDS encoding DUF3352 domain-containing protein, with product MTSQPRSLFVTLALAVFLLFSLAGLGFYWILAHSSLPLLAGGVERAPITTAFIPKQSSVVLSLLVNPDRLESFAQLVVDPQRRRRTHREIRELEQSLLAKTGLEYEREVQPWLGEEMTLAVTDLDYDHQANNGIQPGYLLVVHSKDPQLSREFLQLAYARASIAGTSDLVYDTYQGVNLTYQRPRQPTSNSNLLASAVVGDYVLFANHPRVLRQSLASLQAPGLKLDDSPAFQAALQSLDSPRIALLYANFPVLSAWLSQQAKPETPALDQTLTLSLALRAQGLVAKTALTGVTAPPQALPALTQPVSTLSLIPNRSGLMASGHNLQALWQQIQTGLAPQSPLQQTLERLVDNLQNPLGLDLAQDIFAWVQGDYSLMLLPGQKNARFDWAFVAERLANTPVEEAFAHLDNLAHEQGYETTTLPVREQSVRAWTKLTANAINQVTTLEAQVRGAYLLQDERVIFATSLEALSQVLQPEKEALINSETFLKAISALPTENQGYVYIDWPASETFLAKQFPFLRVVELSLKPLFNNLRSLTLASEGQTENVRKTTAYFNLGVQ from the coding sequence ATGACTTCCCAACCCCGTTCCTTGTTCGTAACCCTGGCCCTTGCCGTTTTTTTGCTATTCAGTTTGGCCGGCCTTGGGTTCTATTGGATTTTAGCCCACAGTTCCCTGCCGCTGTTGGCTGGGGGCGTGGAGCGGGCCCCGATCACAACGGCTTTTATTCCTAAACAATCATCGGTGGTACTATCGCTATTGGTGAATCCCGACCGCCTGGAATCCTTTGCCCAGTTGGTGGTCGATCCCCAACGCCGCCGCCGTACCCATCGGGAAATCCGAGAACTCGAGCAAAGTCTCTTGGCGAAAACCGGGCTAGAGTACGAGCGGGAAGTCCAACCCTGGCTAGGAGAAGAAATGACCCTGGCGGTCACGGATTTAGACTACGACCACCAAGCAAATAATGGTATTCAACCAGGCTATCTCTTGGTTGTCCATAGCAAAGACCCCCAACTCAGTCGGGAATTTTTACAATTAGCCTACGCCCGAGCCTCGATTGCTGGGACATCCGACCTTGTTTACGATACCTATCAAGGGGTAAACCTAACCTATCAACGTCCCCGCCAGCCGACGAGCAACAGCAATTTATTAGCAAGTGCGGTGGTGGGAGATTACGTTCTTTTTGCCAATCATCCCCGAGTTCTGCGACAATCCTTAGCTAGTCTCCAGGCCCCTGGCCTCAAACTCGATGATTCCCCGGCCTTCCAAGCCGCTCTCCAAAGCCTAGACTCTCCCCGCATTGCCCTCCTCTACGCCAATTTCCCGGTCCTATCTGCCTGGTTAAGTCAACAAGCCAAGCCGGAAACGCCCGCCCTAGACCAGACCCTCACCCTAAGTTTGGCCCTCCGTGCCCAGGGCCTGGTGGCCAAAACGGCTCTAACCGGGGTCACCGCACCGCCCCAAGCCCTTCCGGCCTTAACTCAACCCGTCAGTACGCTTTCCCTAATTCCTAACCGTAGTGGGTTAATGGCTTCAGGTCACAACCTCCAGGCCCTCTGGCAACAAATTCAAACGGGCCTGGCTCCCCAGAGCCCTCTCCAGCAGACTCTAGAGCGTTTGGTTGACAACCTACAAAACCCCTTGGGTCTGGATCTGGCCCAGGATATTTTTGCATGGGTGCAAGGGGATTACAGTCTCATGCTATTGCCCGGACAGAAAAATGCTCGATTCGACTGGGCGTTTGTAGCCGAGCGTTTAGCTAATACACCAGTAGAGGAGGCCTTTGCTCATCTGGATAACCTTGCCCATGAACAGGGCTACGAAACTACCACTCTACCCGTTCGTGAGCAATCCGTCCGGGCCTGGACGAAACTAACGGCCAATGCGATTAACCAAGTAACAACCCTAGAGGCCCAGGTGCGCGGGGCCTATTTGCTCCAGGATGAACGAGTGATTTTTGCTACTTCTTTAGAGGCCCTGTCTCAGGTTCTACAGCCCGAAAAAGAGGCTTTAATCAACAGCGAAACCTTTCTTAAGGCTATTAGCGCTCTACCAACAGAAAACCAGGGCTACGTTTATATCGATTGGCCAGCGAGTGAAACCTTTTTAGCTAAACAATTTCCCTTCCTACGGGTGGTTGAACTTTCTCTCAAGCCCTTGTTTAATAACTTGCGCTCCTTGACCCTAGCTAGTGAGGGCCAAACGGAAAATGTCCGCAAGACCACGGCCTATTTCAACCTAGGGGTGCAGTAG
- a CDS encoding replication restart DNA helicase PriA, producing the protein MMALPMINKQTIRCPNCGNHAQRQHFPQLQITETACPVCDYLMVNCQKTGNVVESYIPGVKQP; encoded by the coding sequence ATGATGGCCCTTCCCATGATTAATAAACAAACAATTCGTTGTCCCAACTGTGGTAATCATGCCCAGCGACAGCATTTTCCCCAACTTCAGATTACCGAAACTGCCTGTCCTGTTTGTGATTACCTAATGGTCAATTGTCAAAAAACCGGCAACGTCGTTGAATCCTATATTCCTGGTGTCAAGCAACCCTAA
- a CDS encoding glutathione S-transferase: protein MVMSPLSWSELEALNTFALDLVQGPTNAQANLRLFNQPEETVRVTLYRDNHAWCPYCQKVWLWLEEKQIPYRVKKVTMFCYGDKEAWYRRQVPSGMLPALELDGRLITESDDILLALEQAFGPLGYGLETPQVLPLRRLERLLFRAWCQWLCTPTRSARQEQNHQEQFLGVVAQVEAALGQAPGPYFLEPFSSADVIFTPYVERMNASLFYYKGYSLREANPRLGAWFEAMETRSTYRGTQSDFHTHAHDLPPQMGGCWANDNPQTLDCQRQVDQGPWLGLPDVGYVEPSTSRTEALHRVLKHRHTLVQVNPAENSMVEEALRCALTHLMTGLACSPPPQSDLALRYLRDRISVPRDMSIYAAKRLRESLEITAALAGDRQGPPIPTQHRRDQDPRPFRRSLAT from the coding sequence ATGGTAATGTCACCCCTCAGTTGGTCAGAATTAGAAGCTCTCAATACCTTTGCTCTAGACCTTGTCCAGGGGCCAACCAATGCCCAGGCCAACTTGCGCTTATTTAACCAACCGGAAGAAACGGTACGAGTCACCCTCTACCGTGATAACCATGCCTGGTGTCCCTACTGCCAAAAAGTTTGGCTCTGGTTAGAGGAAAAGCAAATTCCCTACCGGGTCAAAAAAGTCACGATGTTTTGCTACGGCGATAAGGAGGCCTGGTATCGGCGCCAGGTGCCGTCGGGAATGTTACCGGCTCTGGAGTTAGACGGCCGCCTGATTACCGAAAGTGATGATATTTTGCTGGCTCTGGAGCAGGCCTTTGGCCCCCTCGGCTACGGCCTGGAAACACCCCAGGTTTTGCCCCTACGGAGATTGGAGCGTTTGCTCTTCCGGGCCTGGTGTCAATGGCTCTGTACGCCGACCCGGTCTGCTCGGCAAGAACAAAATCATCAAGAACAATTTTTGGGGGTGGTGGCCCAGGTCGAGGCCGCTTTGGGCCAAGCACCCGGCCCCTATTTCCTCGAACCGTTCAGTAGTGCGGATGTTATCTTTACCCCCTACGTCGAACGGATGAATGCCAGTCTTTTTTACTACAAAGGCTATTCCCTGCGGGAGGCAAATCCCCGTCTAGGGGCCTGGTTTGAGGCCATGGAAACCCGCTCTACCTATCGCGGTACCCAGAGTGATTTCCATACCCACGCCCACGATCTTCCGCCGCAGATGGGGGGCTGTTGGGCCAATGATAACCCCCAAACCCTCGATTGCCAGCGACAAGTTGACCAAGGGCCTTGGCTAGGCCTGCCGGATGTGGGCTATGTCGAACCCAGTACCTCTCGGACTGAGGCCCTACATCGAGTGCTCAAACATCGCCATACTTTAGTGCAGGTTAACCCCGCCGAAAATAGCATGGTTGAAGAGGCCCTGCGGTGTGCCCTCACCCACCTGATGACAGGCCTGGCCTGTTCGCCGCCGCCCCAGTCGGATCTAGCCCTGCGCTATCTGCGAGACCGGATCAGTGTGCCGCGGGATATGTCCATCTATGCCGCCAAGCGCCTGCGGGAATCTCTGGAAATAACGGCAGCCCTCGCAGGGGATCGTCAAGGCCCCCCCATCCCTACCCAGCATCGACGCGACCAAGACCCCAGGCCCTTTCGTCGTTCTCTGGCGACTTAA
- a CDS encoding phosphoketolase: MTVAIPDFCQGIQYFGQSLPDFDRYGQTAALAEGQTAIPKATDPQAVYQTLLAADALRYLTLQTTATKESGHPGGFASIADAIAALVMLGHKNILTEVGHHAPGFYSNMFLDRSLEEMGIKTVQDLGERFREMHGLLGHLSGQIPGLLGPAGPLGQGQHFAMAGAKLHPGVLFPVTIGDGGLGEPYIMSSFGHFHTAYPHCTNFLPILVWNGYSQEHHSMVSTKSNAEMIKYWEGHGFQAVILVNAKDFDDANQTGEYVDSTQFSWIQRLAFTQAVLEATDRAAQLALGGTLTVLIVKQLKGAGVHKRGAQSHNLYPGDSLSKDYIVSALQERALPPAAWQLVRTNFERASGGPAAHRVVTEQVLPLSDLGQLPLTEYTVQGEKKVATTAMGELVVHVGKNDPHFVVTNADGNAASGINNINVGLKIIHPTVDETYYQGPQGQVYEPLSEDACAGLAAAQALFGARSLWCSYESFAINGLPIWQTVTQAMAELRRPTPSTITLFTAGALEQGRNGWTHQRPEIENYFAAMMRNGNIFPLFPCDANSIQVCYEWALQTKNKGITITASKSPLPIHTTFEQARQALQDGGVILHQSPGKKQVVFAVLGDMTLLPVFEAATRLEAEGLGVKIVTVINPRRLYRPQDVLWESCTEADSHFLDDDGFGQLFGGAALIGVTGGSSAMLEPLLLRSTAPRDVFAWKRGETTASAGQLMGYNGLTAEALAERALQLLG; this comes from the coding sequence ATGACCGTTGCTATCCCCGATTTTTGCCAAGGCATCCAGTATTTTGGCCAGTCCCTTCCCGATTTTGACCGTTATGGCCAAACTGCGGCCCTTGCAGAGGGCCAAACTGCCATCCCCAAGGCGACTGATCCCCAGGCGGTTTATCAAACCCTCCTAGCAGCGGATGCCCTACGCTACCTCACGCTCCAGACCACTGCTACCAAGGAGTCCGGCCACCCCGGGGGATTTGCCAGTATTGCCGATGCGATTGCCGCTTTGGTGATGCTCGGTCATAAAAATATTTTGACGGAAGTCGGCCACCATGCGCCGGGGTTCTATAGCAATATGTTTCTGGATCGCTCCCTAGAAGAAATGGGGATCAAGACAGTACAGGATTTAGGAGAGCGCTTTCGGGAAATGCACGGCCTACTGGGCCATCTGTCGGGCCAAATTCCTGGCCTGCTCGGCCCTGCTGGCCCCCTGGGGCAGGGTCAACATTTTGCCATGGCCGGGGCCAAGCTCCATCCCGGCGTTTTATTCCCGGTCACCATTGGGGATGGTGGCTTGGGCGAACCCTACATCATGAGCAGTTTTGGTCATTTCCATACTGCTTATCCCCATTGCACCAACTTCCTACCAATTCTGGTCTGGAATGGTTACAGCCAAGAACACCACAGTATGGTCTCCACGAAATCCAACGCGGAGATGATCAAGTACTGGGAGGGCCATGGCTTCCAGGCCGTGATTTTAGTCAATGCCAAGGATTTTGATGATGCGAACCAGACAGGGGAATACGTTGATAGCACCCAGTTTTCTTGGATCCAGCGTCTGGCCTTTACCCAAGCGGTCTTAGAAGCAACGGATCGGGCCGCTCAATTGGCCCTGGGGGGAACCCTGACAGTACTGATCGTTAAGCAATTAAAAGGAGCCGGTGTCCACAAACGGGGTGCCCAATCCCATAACCTCTATCCCGGCGATAGTCTCAGTAAAGACTACATTGTCAGCGCTCTCCAGGAACGGGCCCTGCCCCCGGCGGCCTGGCAACTTGTCCGCACCAACTTTGAACGGGCTAGTGGGGGCCCGGCGGCCCACCGCGTCGTCACCGAGCAGGTATTGCCCCTCAGCGATCTGGGTCAACTGCCCCTGACCGAGTACACCGTCCAGGGAGAAAAGAAAGTAGCCACAACCGCCATGGGAGAACTGGTCGTCCACGTTGGAAAAAACGATCCCCATTTCGTCGTCACCAATGCCGATGGTAATGCGGCCTCCGGGATTAATAACATCAACGTTGGCCTCAAAATTATTCACCCGACCGTAGATGAGACCTACTACCAAGGGCCCCAGGGCCAGGTCTATGAACCATTAAGTGAGGATGCCTGTGCGGGCCTCGCCGCGGCCCAGGCCCTGTTCGGTGCCCGAAGTCTTTGGTGTTCCTACGAATCCTTTGCCATCAATGGCCTACCGATTTGGCAGACCGTGACCCAGGCCATGGCAGAACTGCGCCGTCCCACTCCCTCGACCATTACCCTCTTCACCGCTGGGGCCTTAGAACAGGGCCGTAACGGTTGGACACACCAACGCCCCGAGATCGAAAACTACTTCGCCGCCATGATGCGCAATGGCAACATCTTTCCTCTCTTCCCTTGTGATGCCAACAGTATCCAAGTCTGCTACGAGTGGGCCCTGCAGACAAAAAACAAAGGTATTACCATTACTGCCAGCAAATCTCCCCTGCCGATCCATACCACCTTCGAGCAAGCTCGCCAGGCCCTGCAGGATGGGGGCGTGATTTTGCACCAGAGCCCCGGAAAAAAACAAGTCGTCTTTGCGGTCTTGGGTGATATGACCCTCCTGCCTGTATTTGAAGCCGCGACCCGTCTAGAGGCCGAGGGCCTTGGGGTCAAAATTGTGACCGTGATCAATCCCCGCCGACTCTATCGGCCCCAGGATGTACTCTGGGAATCTTGTACTGAAGCGGATAGTCATTTCCTCGATGACGACGGCTTTGGGCAACTGTTTGGGGGAGCAGCCCTGATCGGCGTTACAGGTGGTTCCAGCGCCATGCTCGAACCCTTACTGTTACGTTCCACCGCCCCGCGCGATGTTTTTGCTTGGAAGCGGGGAGAAACCACCGCAAGTGCAGGGCAATTGATGGGCTACAACGGCCTCACTGCCGAGGCCCTGGCAGAACGGGCCTTGCAATTGCTCGGCTAA
- a CDS encoding pitrilysin family protein — protein sequence MHKRFSFWGLLGLALALVCCLHLPAVARGDLPANPGPRHYDELTFPPLPEITLPAYERYSLPNGLVVYLVEDHHLPLVRGNALFRAGSRWEPAEKVGLAQLTGITMRLGGTQSHPSADLNRLLEQRAAAIETSISTSSGSASFDALSKDTDFVLQLFAEVIQTPAFELEQVALATNQLRGAIARRNDNPSDIASREFSKLLYGAESPYARTVEYSTLGAIQQQNIINFHRTYIRPETTLLGIVGDFDRQQMKALLKKYFGAWRVTTAKPNLAPPSASQHNDDHIFLADQAHLSQSTVLMGQLGGLAKDPDYPALTVMNGVLSGFGGRLFNNIRSQQGLAYSVSGSWQAAYDYPGTFLAGGQTRTETTAQFIQSLRAEIKRLQTSPVSPAELTYAKESILNSFIFRFENPGQTLSRLMTYEYYGYPPDFIFDYQRQVKATTIDQIQTVAQKHLRPETMVTLIVGQEKGLQPQLQRLGSPVSTLDLTTQQAPSP from the coding sequence ATGCACAAACGTTTCTCCTTCTGGGGACTCTTAGGCCTGGCCTTGGCCCTCGTCTGCTGTCTGCATCTACCCGCCGTTGCTCGGGGAGATCTCCCCGCCAATCCTGGCCCTCGCCATTATGACGAATTAACCTTTCCGCCCTTGCCAGAGATTACGTTACCGGCCTACGAACGTTATTCCCTGCCTAATGGCCTGGTTGTGTACTTGGTTGAAGATCATCACCTACCCTTGGTGCGGGGTAATGCCCTGTTTCGGGCTGGCTCTCGCTGGGAACCGGCGGAGAAAGTTGGCCTAGCGCAGTTAACGGGAATAACGATGCGCCTTGGGGGAACCCAGAGCCATCCCAGTGCCGACCTCAATCGTTTACTGGAACAGCGGGCGGCGGCCATTGAAACTAGCATCAGTACTAGTTCCGGTTCTGCGAGTTTTGATGCCCTAAGTAAGGATACCGACTTTGTTCTGCAACTCTTTGCGGAAGTTATTCAAACCCCGGCCTTCGAGCTTGAACAAGTGGCCCTGGCAACCAATCAATTGCGGGGAGCCATTGCCCGTCGTAACGATAACCCCAGTGATATTGCCAGCCGAGAATTTAGCAAACTCCTCTACGGGGCCGAGAGTCCCTACGCCCGCACCGTTGAATATTCCACCCTAGGGGCCATCCAGCAGCAGAATATTATTAATTTTCATCGTACCTATATCCGGCCAGAAACGACCCTACTCGGTATTGTGGGAGATTTTGATCGTCAGCAAATGAAGGCCCTGTTGAAAAAATATTTCGGGGCCTGGCGGGTGACAACGGCTAAACCCAATTTAGCTCCCCCCAGTGCGAGCCAACACAATGACGACCATATTTTTCTGGCTGACCAGGCTCATCTCAGTCAGAGCACCGTCCTAATGGGCCAACTCGGCGGCCTGGCCAAAGACCCCGACTACCCGGCCCTGACAGTGATGAATGGCGTGCTGAGTGGTTTTGGGGGCCGACTGTTTAACAATATCCGCTCCCAGCAAGGCCTGGCTTACTCCGTTTCTGGATCTTGGCAAGCAGCCTACGACTATCCCGGCACTTTTCTGGCGGGGGGCCAGACTCGCACGGAAACCACCGCCCAATTTATCCAATCCCTGCGGGCCGAAATTAAACGCCTCCAAACCAGTCCTGTTAGCCCGGCCGAACTGACCTACGCCAAGGAATCCATTCTCAATTCCTTTATCTTTCGCTTTGAAAATCCCGGCCAAACCCTGTCTCGCCTGATGACCTACGAATATTACGGCTATCCCCCGGATTTTATTTTTGACTACCAACGCCAGGTTAAAGCAACGACGATTGACCAAATTCAAACAGTGGCCCAAAAACATCTACGCCCAGAAACCATGGTGACTTTGATCGTTGGCCAGGAAAAAGGCCTACAACCTCAGCTACAACGTTTGGGAAGCCCCGTCTCAACCCTTGATCTGACAACGCAGCAGGCCCCGTCACCGTAA